The Thermomonospora curvata DSM 43183 DNA segment GGCGCATGGACAGGGCCTGTTCGCCCTCCCGTTCGATCAGCTCGATCGCGGTGCGGATGATCCGGTCGTAGGTCAGTGGCACGCGCCCGTCCACCGGGAGGGTGCCGCCGCTCGTCTGCTCCGCCACCTGCAGCCTTTCGCCAGTGCTCGCCGCGGGACGCGGTCGGTTCGCGCGCGCCCGTATGCACACGTTACGCGCCCGGAACGCCTCGGCAGAACCTTGCCGACTTACGCCGTAAGTGCCACACTTACGCCGTAAGTCGGCAAGGACTGGAGGAGTCGGATGGGCGTCCAGACCGCGTCGCGCACCGCGGTGGTGCGGTGCAAGAACGGCGATCACACCATCGAGCTGACCGAACGGGAACCGGTCGCCGAACGGCTGATCAAGATCTCCCGCAAGCACTCCTTCAACCCCGACACCGACGTCGATTGGGACGCTCCCCAGGACCCGGACCGCTTCTACATGCCGCCGCAGCTGGTGTCGCTGTATGAGACGCCGCTGTGGGATCAGATGACGCACCGGCAGCGGGTGGAGCTGTCCAAGCGGGAGGTCGCCGAGATCGCCTCCTTCGGCATCTGGGCCGAGCTGCTGCTGATGCACATCCTGGTCAAGACCGCCTACCGGTTCCGCTACGACAGCAACCACACCGCCTACGCGCTCACCGAGATCGCCGACGAGTGCCGGCACTCCATCATGTTCGGCCGCATGGTGCGCACCTTCGGGCTGCGCACCCGCCGGCCGCACCCGGTGGCCTACCACTTCGGCAAACTGTCCGCCGGCGCGCCCTACATGCCGCTGCACATGTTCGCCGGGATCTTGGTGGTGGAGGAGTTCACCGACTCCCTGCAGCGGGTCGCCATGGCGGACGAGGAGATCCAGCCCATCGTGCGGCAGGTCTCCCGCATCCACGTCATCGAGGAGGCCCGGCACATCAGGTACGCCCAGGAAGAGCTCAAGCGGCACATCGCCACCGCCTCCCCGCTGCGCCGCCGCCTCGCCGCCGCCGGCATCGCCCGCTTCGTCTCCTTCATCCAGGCCACCCTCATCCACCCCGCCATCTACGCGGAGGTGGGGCTGGACCCCAAGGAGGCCCGGCGGGCCGCCGCCACCAGCCCGCACCGCCGCGCCGTGTGGGCGTGGGCCATGCGGCGCTGCACCCGCTTCTTCGACGAGGTCGGCTTCCTGGACGGCCGGGGCCGCACCCTGTGGGCCCGCGCCGGCCTGCTC contains these protein-coding regions:
- a CDS encoding AurF N-oxygenase family protein, with translation MGVQTASRTAVVRCKNGDHTIELTEREPVAERLIKISRKHSFNPDTDVDWDAPQDPDRFYMPPQLVSLYETPLWDQMTHRQRVELSKREVAEIASFGIWAELLLMHILVKTAYRFRYDSNHTAYALTEIADECRHSIMFGRMVRTFGLRTRRPHPVAYHFGKLSAGAPYMPLHMFAGILVVEEFTDSLQRVAMADEEIQPIVRQVSRIHVIEEARHIRYAQEELKRHIATASPLRRRLAAAGIARFVSFIQATLIHPAIYAEVGLDPKEARRAAATSPHRRAVWAWAMRRCTRFFDEVGFLDGRGRTLWARAGLLPDSHITIP